One genomic segment of Streptomyces liangshanensis includes these proteins:
- a CDS encoding helix-turn-helix domain-containing protein has translation MPGGRLTHEERRGIAQGLADGLAYAEIARRLDRPTSTVTREVMRNGGPTAYRADLAHRATEHRAHRRPRTASPRVGAPPQGQGRDDEVVRAYEEVFTTVLMASGAPRMMSRVLACLTLTDAGSLTASELVQRLQVSPASVSKAVAFLEEQGLIRRERDERRRERYVVDDDVWYQSMMASARSTAQIVGTARDGVAVLGAGTGAGVRLENIARFLDFVAESITRAAEQAREILHSKADTDQDDQDDQDDQDDQGDEDARRANP, from the coding sequence ATGCCGGGAGGCAGGCTCACGCACGAGGAACGCCGGGGGATCGCCCAGGGCCTGGCCGACGGCCTCGCCTACGCGGAGATCGCCAGGCGTCTCGACCGTCCGACCTCGACGGTCACCCGCGAGGTGATGCGGAACGGCGGCCCCACCGCGTACCGCGCCGACCTGGCCCACCGCGCGACCGAACACCGCGCCCACCGGCGCCCGCGGACCGCCTCCCCGCGCGTGGGGGCGCCCCCGCAGGGGCAGGGGCGGGACGACGAGGTCGTGCGCGCGTACGAGGAGGTGTTCACCACCGTCCTCATGGCGTCCGGCGCGCCCCGGATGATGTCACGGGTGCTGGCCTGCCTGACCCTCACCGACGCGGGCAGCCTCACCGCGTCCGAGCTCGTCCAGCGCCTCCAGGTCAGCCCGGCGTCGGTCTCGAAGGCGGTCGCGTTCCTGGAGGAGCAGGGCCTCATCCGGCGGGAGCGGGACGAACGCCGCCGCGAGCGTTACGTCGTGGACGACGACGTCTGGTACCAGTCGATGATGGCCAGCGCCCGCTCCACCGCGCAGATCGTCGGCACGGCACGGGACGGCGTCGCCGTCCTCGGTGCCGGGACCGGGGCGGGCGTCCGGCTGGAGAACATCGCCCGCTTCCTCGACTTCGTCGCCGAGAGCATCACCCGCGCCGCGGAGCAGGCCCGCGAGATCCTGCACTCGAAGGCCGACACGGACCAGGACGACCAGGACGACCAGGACGACCAGGACGACCAGGGCGACGAGGACGCCCGCCGGGCAAACCCCTAG
- a CDS encoding DUF4097 family beta strand repeat-containing protein produces MQKFTTPAPVSAVLDLPAGRVRFIAADRADTTVEILPADPSKSRDVKAAERISVAYGDGVLRIEAAPAETRSLRDPGAVEVTVQLPAGSRVEAKAASAEFRGVGQLGDVTFEGAHGSVKLDETAAARLTLLAGDIAVGRLGGPAEISTQKGDIRITEALRGTLELRTEAGDVTVGTPRGVSGSLDARTAYGRIHNALRNTEGADAAVHIHATTSYGDITARGL; encoded by the coding sequence ATGCAGAAGTTCACCACCCCCGCCCCGGTCTCCGCCGTCCTCGACCTCCCCGCCGGCCGCGTCCGGTTCATCGCCGCCGACCGGGCCGACACCACGGTCGAGATCCTGCCCGCGGACCCCTCGAAGAGCCGCGACGTGAAGGCGGCGGAGCGGATCTCGGTCGCGTACGGCGACGGCGTCCTCCGGATCGAGGCCGCGCCGGCGGAGACCCGGAGCCTCCGCGACCCCGGAGCCGTCGAGGTCACGGTCCAACTGCCCGCCGGCTCCCGCGTCGAGGCCAAGGCGGCGAGCGCCGAGTTCCGGGGCGTCGGGCAGCTCGGCGACGTCACCTTCGAGGGCGCGCACGGCTCGGTCAAGCTCGACGAGACGGCCGCCGCCCGCCTCACCCTCCTCGCCGGCGACATCGCGGTCGGCCGCCTGGGCGGCCCGGCGGAGATCAGCACCCAGAAGGGCGACATCCGGATCACCGAGGCCCTGCGCGGCACCCTCGAACTGCGCACCGAGGCCGGCGACGTGACGGTCGGCACGCCGCGCGGGGTCTCCGGCTCCCTGGACGCCCGTACCGCCTACGGCCGGATCCACAACGCGCTCAGGAACACCGAGGGCGCGGACGCGGCCGTGCACATCCACGCGACGACGTCGTACGGCGACATCACCGCGCGCGGCCTCTAG
- a CDS encoding alpha/beta fold hydrolase gives MTERNSPWTGMVAIDDTALAVTDTGGAGQAVVYLNGSYADQSHWRRVIAELGGGYRHITYDERARGKSERATDYSFEACLRDLDAVLTARGVERPILVGWSYGAMIAMHWASRHPERTRAAVSVDGALPHEWLDDAAREQIRKLFRRLSPLFPVARPLGLAARMSAERHAEINIEINELCAPAVLDPVLDGITVPARYVLASGGNLGGEAELMERIRADLGPVLTRNPNIQVSAKVASNHSKILRKDFRAVADAVRDLAR, from the coding sequence GTGACAGAACGGAACTCCCCCTGGACCGGCATGGTGGCGATCGACGACACCGCCCTCGCCGTGACCGACACCGGCGGCGCGGGACAGGCCGTCGTCTACCTCAACGGCTCCTACGCCGACCAGTCCCACTGGCGGCGCGTCATCGCCGAACTCGGCGGCGGCTACCGGCACATCACCTACGACGAGCGCGCCCGGGGCAAGTCGGAACGGGCCACGGACTACTCGTTCGAGGCGTGCCTCCGCGACCTCGACGCGGTCCTCACCGCCCGGGGCGTGGAGCGGCCGATCCTGGTGGGCTGGTCGTACGGCGCGATGATCGCGATGCACTGGGCCTCGCGCCACCCGGAGCGCACCCGGGCGGCGGTGTCCGTGGACGGCGCCCTGCCGCACGAGTGGCTCGACGACGCCGCCCGGGAGCAGATACGCAAGCTGTTCCGGCGGTTGAGCCCGCTGTTCCCGGTCGCCCGGCCGCTCGGCCTGGCCGCGCGGATGAGCGCGGAGCGGCACGCGGAGATCAACATCGAGATCAACGAACTCTGCGCGCCCGCCGTCCTCGATCCGGTGCTCGACGGCATCACCGTCCCCGCCCGGTACGTGCTCGCCAGCGGCGGGAACCTGGGCGGGGAGGCGGAGTTGATGGAGCGTATCCGCGCCGACCTGGGCCCGGTGCTCACCCGCAACCCGAACATCCAGGTCAGCGCGAAGGTCGCGAGCAACCACTCCAAGATCCTGCGCAAGGACTTCCGGGCCGTGGCGGACGCGGTACGCGATCTGGCGCGATGA
- a CDS encoding cysteine desulfurase family protein, which produces MAYLDHAATTPMLPEAIEAMTAQLGLAGNASSLHAPGRRARRTVEEAREALAEALGARPSEVVFTSGGTEADNLAVKGLYWSRRDADPARTRVLASPVEHHAVLDAVDWLGAHEGANVEYLPVDPYGRVHPGTLREAIARNPDDVALATVMWANNEIGTLTHVPELAEVAAEFGIPLHSDAVQAFGQAEVDFGASGLAAMTVSGHKIGGPYGIGALLLGREYTPVPVLHGGGQERHVRSGTLDVPAVAAFAVAGRLAAEGRAAFAREIGGLRDELVDAVRKSVPDAVLGGDPVDRLPANAHFSFPGCEGDSLLLLLDAQGIACSTGSACTAGVAQPSHVLLATGCDPDLARGTLRFSLGHTSTREDVDALAAAIGPAVDRARNAGLS; this is translated from the coding sequence ATGGCTTACCTCGACCACGCCGCCACCACCCCGATGCTGCCTGAGGCGATCGAGGCGATGACCGCTCAGCTCGGCCTCGCCGGCAACGCCTCCTCGCTCCACGCCCCCGGCCGCCGGGCCCGCCGTACCGTCGAGGAGGCTCGCGAGGCGCTCGCGGAGGCCCTCGGCGCGCGGCCCAGCGAGGTGGTCTTCACCTCGGGCGGCACGGAGGCCGACAACCTCGCCGTGAAGGGCCTGTACTGGTCCCGCCGCGACGCGGACCCGGCCAGGACGCGCGTGCTGGCCAGCCCCGTGGAGCACCACGCCGTCCTCGACGCCGTCGACTGGCTCGGCGCGCACGAGGGCGCGAACGTCGAGTACCTGCCGGTCGACCCGTACGGCAGGGTCCACCCCGGGACGCTGCGCGAGGCGATCGCCCGCAACCCCGACGACGTGGCCCTCGCCACCGTCATGTGGGCCAACAACGAGATCGGCACCCTCACCCACGTACCCGAACTGGCCGAGGTCGCCGCCGAGTTCGGCATCCCGCTGCACTCCGACGCCGTCCAGGCCTTCGGCCAGGCCGAGGTCGACTTCGGCGCCTCGGGGCTCGCCGCGATGACCGTCTCCGGCCACAAGATCGGTGGCCCGTACGGCATCGGCGCGCTCCTGCTGGGCCGCGAGTACACCCCCGTCCCCGTCCTGCACGGCGGCGGTCAGGAACGCCACGTGCGCTCCGGCACCCTCGACGTGCCGGCCGTCGCCGCGTTCGCCGTCGCGGGCCGGCTCGCCGCCGAGGGGCGCGCGGCCTTCGCGCGGGAGATCGGCGGTCTGCGGGACGAACTGGTCGACGCGGTACGGAAGTCCGTCCCCGACGCGGTCCTCGGCGGCGACCCCGTCGACCGCCTCCCCGCCAACGCGCACTTCAGCTTCCCCGGTTGTGAGGGCGACTCGCTGCTCCTCCTGCTCGACGCCCAGGGCATCGCCTGCTCGACGGGCTCGGCGTGCACGGCGGGGGTCGCCCAGCCCAGCCACGTCCTGCTGGCCACCGGCTGCGACCCCGACCTGGCGCGCGGCACGTTGCGCTTCTCGCTCGGCCACACGTCGACCCGCGAGGACGTCGACGCGCTCGCGGCGGCGATCGGCCCCGCCGTCGACCGGGCCAGGAACGCCGGGCTGAGCTGA
- a CDS encoding trimeric intracellular cation channel family protein — protein MLHDLFTPSVQHALDLAGIFVFAISGALLAVRKNFDVFGMAVLAEVTALGGGLLRDVVIGAVPPAAFTDLGYFSTPLVATALVFFLHPQVERIQGAVNVFDAAGLGLFCVTGTTKAYDHGLGLTASAALGLATAVGGGVLRDVLANEVPSLLRWDRDLYAVPAIVGAGVVAVCIRFDALNGVTSGVAVVTAFALRLLAMRFHWRAPRAWNRH, from the coding sequence GTGCTCCACGACCTCTTCACCCCCTCCGTCCAGCACGCCCTGGACCTCGCCGGTATCTTCGTCTTCGCGATATCCGGCGCCCTGCTCGCCGTCCGGAAGAACTTCGACGTCTTCGGCATGGCGGTGCTCGCCGAGGTCACCGCTCTGGGCGGCGGGTTGTTGCGTGACGTGGTCATCGGGGCGGTGCCGCCGGCAGCCTTCACCGATCTCGGCTACTTCTCCACCCCGCTGGTGGCGACCGCGCTGGTGTTCTTCCTGCATCCCCAGGTCGAGCGGATCCAGGGCGCGGTCAACGTCTTCGACGCGGCGGGGCTGGGGCTCTTCTGTGTGACGGGTACCACCAAGGCGTACGACCACGGGCTCGGGCTGACCGCGTCCGCGGCCCTGGGGTTGGCGACGGCGGTCGGCGGCGGGGTGCTGCGTGACGTCCTGGCCAACGAGGTGCCGTCGCTGCTGCGCTGGGACCGCGATCTGTACGCGGTGCCGGCGATCGTGGGGGCGGGGGTGGTGGCGGTGTGCATACGGTTCGACGCGCTGAACGGGGTGACGAGTGGGGTGGCCGTGGTGACGGCGTTCGCGCTGCGGCTGCTGGCGATGCGCTTCCACTGGCGCGCCCCCCGAGCCTGGAACCGCCACTGA
- a CDS encoding ABC transporter ATP-binding protein gives MTIPAQSAGSGVLSKDPAPGETLLKVTGLQKHFPIRKGLLQRQVGSVKAVDGIDFDVRAGETLGVVGESGCGKSTMGRLITRLLEPTGGQVEFQGRDISHLGVRGMRPMRRDVQMIFQDPYSSLNPRHTIGTIVSAPFKLQGVNPEGGVKQKVQSLLELVGLSPEHYNRYPHEFSGGQRQRIGIARALALNPKLVVADEPVSALDVSIQAQVVNLLDDLQDELGLTYVIIAHDLSVIRHVSDRIAVMYLGKIVELADRESLYSAPMHPYTNALMSAVPVPDPRRRGVKSDRILLKGDVPSPISPPTGCRFHTRCWKATEICKTVDPPMQMLKPGQQVACHHPENAPDQAPQDTVLLSAARDAIELVDVTPKAAAEPEVSAVASEDVASSADPEVEAASEKPDASKE, from the coding sequence GTGACGATTCCCGCCCAGAGCGCCGGCTCCGGCGTCCTGAGCAAGGACCCCGCCCCGGGCGAGACCCTGCTCAAGGTCACCGGGCTCCAGAAGCACTTCCCCATCAGGAAGGGCCTGCTCCAGCGCCAGGTCGGCTCGGTCAAGGCCGTGGACGGCATCGACTTCGACGTGCGCGCCGGAGAGACGCTGGGCGTGGTGGGCGAGTCGGGCTGCGGCAAGTCGACCATGGGCCGGCTCATCACGCGCCTGCTGGAGCCGACCGGCGGCCAGGTCGAGTTCCAGGGCCGTGACATCTCGCACCTCGGTGTCCGCGGGATGCGCCCGATGCGGCGCGACGTCCAGATGATCTTCCAGGACCCCTACTCGTCGCTGAACCCGCGGCACACGATCGGCACGATCGTGTCCGCGCCGTTCAAGCTCCAGGGCGTCAACCCCGAGGGCGGCGTCAAGCAGAAGGTCCAGAGCCTGCTGGAACTGGTGGGGCTCAGCCCCGAGCACTACAACCGGTACCCGCACGAGTTCTCCGGCGGCCAGCGCCAGCGCATCGGCATCGCCCGCGCGCTCGCGCTCAACCCCAAGCTCGTCGTCGCCGACGAGCCGGTCTCCGCGCTCGACGTGTCGATCCAGGCGCAGGTGGTCAACCTGCTGGACGACCTCCAGGACGAGCTGGGCCTGACGTACGTGATCATCGCCCACGACCTGTCGGTCATCCGGCACGTCTCGGACCGGATCGCGGTCATGTATCTGGGCAAGATCGTGGAACTGGCGGACCGTGAGTCGCTGTACTCGGCTCCGATGCACCCGTACACGAACGCGCTGATGTCCGCCGTGCCCGTCCCGGACCCCCGGCGGCGTGGCGTGAAGAGCGACCGCATCCTGCTCAAGGGCGACGTGCCGTCGCCGATCTCGCCGCCGACCGGGTGCCGCTTCCACACGCGGTGCTGGAAGGCCACGGAGATCTGCAAGACGGTCGACCCGCCGATGCAGATGCTGAAGCCGGGCCAGCAGGTGGCGTGCCACCACCCGGAGAACGCGCCCGACCAGGCGCCGCAGGACACGGTGCTGCTGTCGGCGGCCCGGGACGCGATCGAGCTGGTCGACGTGACGCCGAAGGCGGCGGCGGAGCCGGAGGTTTCCGCGGTGGCGTCCGAGGACGTGGCTTCTTCGGCTGACCCCGAGGTGGAGGCGGCTTCCGAGAAGCCGGACGCCTCCAAGGAGTAA
- a CDS encoding ABC transporter ATP-binding protein — MTDLSKTGSAPGEPVATGSRPSEAFLDVRDLRVHFPTDDGIVKSVDGLSFQLEKGKTLGIVGESGSGKSVTSMGIMGLHTTGQYGKRKAQVSGEIWLNGEELLSASPDRVRKLRGRDMAMIFQDPLSALHPYYTIGKQIIEAYQVHHNVDKKAARRRAIEMLDRVGIPQPDKRVDSYPHEFSGGMRQRAMIAMSLVNNPDLLIADEPTTALDVTVQAQILDLIRDLQKEFGSAVIIITHDLGVVAELADDILVMYGGRCIERGPAEQVFYQPRHPYTWGLLGSMPRIDREQTERLIPVKGSPPSLINMPTGCAFNPRCPYADVPKGNITRTTRPELTQVESGHWAACHMSEQDRDRIWTEEIAPKL; from the coding sequence ATGACCGACCTGAGCAAGACGGGCTCCGCCCCCGGCGAGCCCGTCGCCACAGGCTCCCGCCCCTCCGAGGCCTTTCTCGACGTACGAGACCTCCGCGTCCACTTCCCCACGGACGACGGCATCGTCAAGTCGGTCGACGGCCTCAGCTTCCAGCTGGAGAAGGGCAAGACCCTCGGCATCGTCGGCGAGTCCGGCTCCGGGAAGTCCGTCACCTCGATGGGCATCATGGGGCTGCACACCACCGGTCAGTACGGCAAGCGCAAGGCACAGGTCTCCGGAGAGATCTGGCTGAACGGCGAGGAACTGCTCTCCGCCTCACCGGACCGGGTGCGCAAGCTCCGCGGCCGGGACATGGCGATGATCTTCCAGGACCCGCTGTCGGCCCTGCACCCGTACTACACCATCGGCAAGCAGATCATCGAGGCCTACCAGGTCCACCACAACGTGGACAAGAAGGCCGCGCGCCGCCGTGCCATCGAGATGCTCGACCGCGTCGGCATCCCGCAGCCCGACAAGCGCGTGGACTCCTACCCGCACGAGTTCTCGGGCGGTATGCGGCAGCGCGCGATGATCGCGATGTCCCTGGTCAACAACCCCGACCTGCTGATCGCCGACGAGCCGACCACGGCTCTCGACGTGACGGTCCAGGCCCAGATCCTGGACCTGATCCGCGACCTCCAGAAGGAGTTCGGCTCCGCGGTCATCATCATCACGCACGACCTGGGCGTCGTCGCCGAACTGGCCGACGACATCCTCGTGATGTACGGCGGCCGGTGCATCGAGCGCGGGCCCGCGGAGCAGGTCTTCTACCAGCCCCGGCACCCCTACACCTGGGGTCTGCTCGGTTCCATGCCGCGCATCGACAGGGAACAGACCGAGCGCCTCATCCCGGTCAAGGGCTCCCCGCCCTCCCTGATCAACATGCCGACGGGCTGCGCCTTCAACCCGCGCTGCCCGTACGCCGACGTACCCAAGGGCAACATCACCCGCACCACGCGGCCCGAGTTGACCCAGGTCGAGAGCGGGCACTGGGCCGCCTGCCACATGTCGGAGCAGGACCGGGACCGCATCTGGACCGAAGAGATTGCGCCCAAGCTGTGA
- a CDS encoding ABC transporter permease, with protein MLAYLIRRLMAVAVMLVVIMLVVFCIFFLVPKWAGVDPATMYVGKVSDAAAVEAVRQKLQLGDPIFVQLWEFFKGIFVGRTYSSGGDVTKCAAPCFGYSFRTEQAIWPQLTSALPVTLALALGAAVLWLVFGLAAGVLSALKRGSFWDRGAMIVALSGVSLPIYFTGLLSLAVFHYSLGWLDAKYVPLDQSFTGWFGGMILPWVTLAFLYAAMYARITRATMLEVMGEDYIRTARAKGLTEPVVIGKHAMRSTMTPILTLLGMDLGALIGGAILTETTFSLPGLGQAVLEGIKTGDLPVILGVTLITSVAVILANLLVDILYAVIDPRVRLA; from the coding sequence GTGCTCGCATACCTCATCAGGCGGCTCATGGCCGTCGCAGTGATGCTGGTGGTCATCATGTTGGTGGTCTTCTGCATCTTTTTCCTTGTCCCCAAGTGGGCGGGCGTCGACCCGGCCACGATGTACGTGGGCAAGGTGTCCGACGCCGCGGCCGTCGAGGCCGTCCGGCAGAAGCTCCAACTGGGCGACCCGATCTTCGTCCAGCTCTGGGAGTTCTTCAAGGGCATTTTTGTCGGACGCACGTATTCGTCCGGCGGTGACGTCACCAAGTGTGCGGCTCCCTGCTTCGGTTACTCGTTCCGCACGGAGCAGGCCATCTGGCCGCAGCTCACCTCAGCTCTGCCGGTGACCCTGGCGCTGGCTCTGGGTGCGGCCGTCCTGTGGCTGGTCTTCGGTCTCGCGGCGGGTGTCCTGTCGGCGCTCAAGCGTGGTTCCTTCTGGGACCGCGGCGCGATGATCGTCGCGCTGAGCGGCGTCTCGCTCCCCATCTACTTCACCGGTCTGCTCTCCCTGGCGGTGTTCCACTACAGCCTGGGCTGGCTCGACGCCAAGTACGTACCACTGGACCAGAGCTTCACCGGCTGGTTCGGCGGCATGATCCTGCCCTGGGTCACGCTCGCGTTCCTGTACGCGGCGATGTACGCCCGCATCACCAGAGCCACCATGCTGGAGGTGATGGGTGAGGACTACATCCGTACCGCCAGGGCCAAGGGCCTGACCGAACCGGTCGTCATCGGCAAGCACGCCATGCGCTCCACGATGACGCCGATCCTGACCCTGCTCGGCATGGACCTCGGCGCCCTCATCGGCGGCGCGATCCTGACCGAGACGACCTTCAGCCTCCCCGGCCTCGGCCAGGCCGTGCTGGAGGGAATCAAGACCGGAGACCTGCCGGTGATTCTCGGTGTCACGCTGATCACGTCGGTCGCGGTCATCCTCGCGAACCTGCTCGTGGACATCCTGTACGCCGTGATCGACCCTCGAGTGAGGCTCGCATGA
- a CDS encoding ABC transporter substrate-binding protein — protein sequence MTSLRTRGRRKQVIAAAFVTAALLGTAACGGGNTKDEGGKSGAAGFDAANNKVANASDKKGGELKFASVQDTDSWDTTRAYYGVVWNFMRYYSRQLVTNKAEAGKPGAEVTPDLATGLAKVSPDGKTYSYTLRDGITWEDGKAITSEDVKYGIERQWAQDVLPGGPVYLRDVLDPDGKYKGPYKDTSKDGLKAIETPDPKTIVFHLPKPNSDFQEMLALTSSSPVRKDKDTKSKYGLHPFSSGPYKFQSYTPNKGTVLVRNTAWKQSSDPIRKALPDKISITIFSNPDEMDNRLLAGEYDLDFSQTGLGVQARIKALKEDKGNLDNPVSGYIRYAAFPQSVKPFDNIHCRKAVIYGADHKSLQTARGGPLAGGDIGTNMLPPSIPGAEGQKYDPYGVLANDGAANIAKAKEELKACGQPNGFKTTIAVRNNKPVEVASAQSLQASLKKIGITTELDQYDGAQTSGIIGNPTIVKNKNYGIIIMGWGPDFPSVQGYGVPLWDSKFILPSGNNNFALIKDPKIDANFDKFTTELDPAKKVSIATEINHQVSEGAYYLPFTFEKFINWRSTRLTNVYTTDGYAGNYDFVNLGVVK from the coding sequence GTGACATCCCTACGCACCAGAGGCCGGCGCAAGCAGGTCATCGCCGCCGCGTTCGTGACCGCGGCCCTGCTGGGCACCGCGGCGTGCGGCGGCGGCAACACGAAGGACGAGGGCGGCAAGAGCGGCGCCGCGGGCTTCGACGCGGCCAACAACAAGGTCGCCAACGCGTCCGACAAGAAGGGCGGCGAGCTCAAGTTCGCGAGCGTCCAGGACACGGACTCGTGGGACACCACGCGCGCCTACTACGGCGTCGTGTGGAACTTCATGCGGTACTACAGCCGCCAGCTGGTGACCAACAAGGCGGAGGCCGGCAAGCCGGGCGCCGAGGTCACCCCGGACCTGGCGACGGGTCTCGCGAAGGTCTCCCCCGACGGGAAGACCTACTCGTACACCCTGCGTGACGGGATCACCTGGGAGGATGGCAAGGCCATCACCTCCGAGGACGTCAAGTACGGCATCGAGCGCCAGTGGGCGCAGGACGTGCTGCCCGGCGGCCCCGTCTACCTGCGCGACGTCCTCGACCCGGACGGCAAGTACAAGGGCCCGTACAAGGACACGTCGAAGGACGGCCTGAAGGCCATCGAGACGCCGGACCCGAAGACGATCGTCTTCCACCTGCCGAAGCCGAACTCGGACTTCCAGGAGATGCTCGCCCTGACCTCCTCGTCCCCGGTCCGCAAGGACAAGGACACCAAGTCCAAGTACGGCCTGCACCCGTTCTCCTCGGGCCCGTACAAGTTCCAGTCCTACACCCCCAACAAGGGCACGGTGCTGGTCCGCAACACCGCCTGGAAGCAGTCCTCGGACCCGATCCGCAAGGCGCTCCCGGACAAGATCTCGATCACGATCTTCTCCAACCCGGACGAGATGGACAACCGCCTCCTCGCCGGTGAGTACGACCTCGACTTCTCGCAGACGGGCCTCGGTGTGCAGGCGCGCATCAAGGCGCTGAAGGAGGACAAGGGCAACCTGGACAACCCGGTCTCGGGTTACATCCGGTACGCCGCGTTCCCGCAGAGCGTGAAGCCGTTCGACAACATCCACTGCCGCAAGGCGGTCATCTACGGGGCCGACCACAAGTCGCTCCAGACCGCGCGTGGCGGCCCGCTCGCGGGTGGCGACATCGGCACCAACATGCTGCCCCCGTCGATCCCCGGCGCCGAAGGCCAGAAGTACGACCCGTACGGCGTCCTCGCCAACGACGGCGCGGCCAACATCGCGAAGGCCAAGGAAGAGCTCAAGGCCTGCGGTCAGCCCAACGGCTTCAAGACCACCATCGCGGTGCGTAACAACAAGCCCGTCGAGGTCGCCAGCGCCCAGTCGCTCCAGGCGTCGCTGAAGAAGATCGGCATCACCACCGAGCTCGACCAGTACGACGGCGCGCAGACCTCGGGCATCATCGGCAACCCGACGATCGTCAAGAACAAGAACTACGGCATCATCATCATGGGCTGGGGCCCCGACTTCCCGTCGGTCCAGGGCTACGGCGTGCCGCTGTGGGACAGCAAGTTCATCCTGCCCAGCGGTAACAACAACTTCGCCCTGATCAAGGACCCGAAGATCGACGCGAACTTCGACAAGTTCACCACCGAGCTCGACCCCGCGAAGAAGGTCTCCATCGCGACCGAGATCAACCACCAGGTGAGCGAGGGCGCGTACTACCTGCCCTTCACGTTCGAGAAGTTCATCAACTGGCGTTCCACCCGGCTGACCAACGTGTACACCACGGACGGCTACGCCGGTAACTACGACTTCGTCAACCTCGGTGTTGTGAAGTAA